From Sulfurovum zhangzhouensis, one genomic window encodes:
- a CDS encoding class I SAM-dependent methyltransferase, protein MQEIREHWDNIYKTKDHKLVGWYQEYPAISLELLSKINAEHAQSIIDVGCGASVLVDNLLLQGFYDITLLDLSEEALSSIKSRLVDNGNIPQYFAKDITAKLEFSHQFNIWHDRAVFHFLTKKEDRLAYMDNLAHYLSSDGHAIIGTFSLNGPNSCSGLNVVQYDEQKFKSELPQNFEVIETVISTHIMPSGNEQEYIYFIIKHKLIN, encoded by the coding sequence ATGCAAGAAATAAGAGAACATTGGGATAATATCTATAAAACAAAAGATCATAAACTTGTAGGTTGGTATCAGGAATACCCTGCTATTTCACTAGAACTTTTATCCAAAATCAATGCTGAACATGCACAATCAATTATAGATGTGGGGTGTGGGGCTTCAGTTTTAGTTGATAACCTGCTTCTTCAAGGCTTTTATGATATTACTCTACTTGATCTATCAGAAGAAGCTTTGTCCAGTATCAAGTCGCGCCTTGTTGATAATGGAAATATTCCTCAATACTTTGCGAAAGACATCACTGCTAAACTTGAGTTCTCGCATCAATTTAATATTTGGCATGACCGTGCTGTTTTTCATTTTTTGACTAAGAAAGAAGACCGACTGGCATATATGGATAATTTAGCGCATTACTTATCATCTGATGGACATGCCATCATCGGTACTTTTTCACTCAATGGACCAAACAGTTGCAGCGGTTTGAATGTTGTGCAATACGATGAGCAAAAATTCAAGTCAGAATTACCGCAAAATTTCGAAGTCATCGAAACAGTAATCAGTACCCATATTATGCCTAGCGGCAATGAACAGGAATATATATACTTTATTATCAAACACAAACTCATTAACTAA
- a CDS encoding glycerophosphodiester phosphodiesterase: MIVAHRGASMDAPENTIPAFKLAWEQDADAIEGDFRLTKDGHIVCIHDADTKRVSDTKLVVRHATLAELRKLDVGIPTISEVLSTIPEQKMIYIEIKCGTEIIPALLEEIERSDLTKEQIVVISFHKEVIQALKNETPQYKAIWLSQFKKDISGKTSPSLETVLTTLKQIKADGFSSSIKFIDEAFIKRVKEEGYEYHVWTIDDAKSARLFNTWGVNSITTNRPGYLRKALTE, from the coding sequence ATGATCGTGGCACACCGAGGTGCATCTATGGACGCACCTGAGAATACAATACCGGCCTTCAAACTCGCATGGGAACAGGACGCAGATGCGATAGAGGGTGATTTCCGTTTGACAAAGGACGGTCATATCGTATGCATTCATGATGCCGATACGAAAAGGGTATCTGATACGAAGCTGGTTGTCCGTCATGCAACCTTGGCTGAACTGCGCAAGCTCGATGTAGGTATACCAACCATTTCAGAGGTCTTATCGACAATTCCAGAGCAAAAGATGATATATATTGAGATCAAGTGCGGCACAGAGATCATTCCGGCTTTACTTGAAGAGATAGAAAGATCAGATCTCACAAAAGAGCAGATCGTAGTGATAAGCTTTCATAAGGAGGTCATTCAAGCATTAAAGAACGAAACGCCGCAATACAAGGCAATTTGGTTGTCTCAATTCAAAAAGGATATATCAGGGAAGACAAGCCCTTCACTGGAAACAGTACTTACGACGCTAAAGCAGATCAAAGCAGATGGATTCAGTTCAAGCATAAAATTTATCGATGAAGCTTTCATCAAGCGTGTCAAAGAAGAAGGTTACGAATATCACGTCTGGACCATCGACGATGCAAAGAGTGCAAGGCTTTTCAATACATGGGGAGTCAACTCCATCACGACAAATCGCCCTGGTTACTTACGCAAAGCTCTTACCGAATAA
- a CDS encoding ATP-dependent DNA helicase, which translates to MDKIDVIEALKHSNVFLTGGAGVGKSYITNEVITHYRKEGKQVVSLGSTGVSAVNIGGFTVHSFFVFGIASNFQELEQHDKHNKKRLSDLKKVLKATDLIIIDEISMVSSDLLDMIAYRLNRYDYLGKVMFVGDFFQLPPVQKQQRTDVFGERLYAFESSAWQSFDLSVIELTVMKRTQDAEFTHILSKVRKGICDDEVIAYMVKLWNNELEEENPTYLFGRNLEVEQTNRAKINELESEETILFANVDMHGKVNEKRLVSWKSMLPISEHLTLKEGAPVLFTVNKWGKFVNGERGILHKIEDDYLIVEKDEEYVRVERHEFDLLDMVVKDDGTVESMSLATLSQFPLKLAYAVTIHKSQGMSIDNLVCNVDNIFAPSQFYVAISRAVDPKHLRIDFNRGDLTQYLRRVLHVDQRVVEYYENLPVL; encoded by the coding sequence ATGGATAAAATAGATGTAATAGAAGCACTCAAACACTCCAATGTTTTTCTAACAGGTGGTGCAGGAGTAGGGAAAAGCTATATAACCAATGAGGTGATCACTCACTACAGAAAAGAGGGTAAACAAGTAGTCTCTCTAGGCTCTACTGGGGTAAGTGCAGTTAATATCGGCGGTTTTACGGTACATAGTTTTTTTGTCTTTGGGATTGCAAGTAATTTCCAAGAGCTTGAACAGCATGATAAACACAACAAAAAGAGACTGAGTGACCTTAAAAAAGTACTCAAGGCAACAGACTTGATCATCATTGATGAGATATCAATGGTGAGCTCCGATCTACTTGATATGATCGCCTATAGGCTCAACCGTTACGATTATCTGGGTAAAGTGATGTTCGTGGGAGATTTCTTCCAGCTGCCACCTGTACAGAAGCAACAGCGTACAGACGTTTTCGGTGAAAGGTTATATGCTTTTGAGAGCAGTGCATGGCAGAGTTTTGATCTGAGTGTGATCGAACTGACAGTTATGAAGCGTACACAAGATGCTGAGTTTACACATATTCTCTCAAAGGTGAGAAAAGGTATCTGTGATGATGAGGTGATCGCTTATATGGTGAAGCTATGGAACAATGAGCTGGAAGAAGAGAACCCTACCTATCTTTTCGGACGAAACCTTGAAGTAGAACAGACCAACCGTGCAAAGATCAATGAGCTTGAAAGTGAAGAGACGATACTCTTTGCCAATGTCGATATGCATGGGAAGGTGAATGAAAAGAGGCTTGTCTCGTGGAAGTCAATGCTCCCTATTTCAGAACATCTTACATTAAAAGAGGGTGCTCCTGTACTTTTTACAGTGAACAAATGGGGAAAATTTGTCAACGGTGAGCGTGGGATCCTTCACAAGATAGAAGATGACTATCTCATTGTAGAAAAAGATGAAGAATATGTCAGGGTAGAACGGCATGAGTTTGATCTGCTGGACATGGTCGTTAAGGATGACGGAACAGTCGAATCAATGTCACTAGCTACACTTTCACAGTTTCCTCTAAAGCTGGCTTATGCTGTGACGATCCACAAGTCTCAGGGGATGAGTATCGATAACCTGGTCTGTAATGTGGATAATATCTTTGCTCCAAGTCAATTCTATGTCGCTATATCACGTGCAGTTGATCCAAAACATCTTCGTATCGACTTTAACCGTGGTGATCTGACACAGTACCTTAGACGTGTGTTGCATGTAGATCAGAGGGTTGTGGAGTATTATGAAAATCTGCCGGTTCTGTAG
- a CDS encoding ribonuclease T2 family protein has translation MYRSLLLFFIITYTLIGRSEEYPVQSCPAYNNLKHTKNTHNVILERDKPYTILREHKGQYLILVQGENPAQRWVDERCFDPTHVSSEDTFSTSIMTDKVKSENNILALSWHNAYCETNRYKKECKRSLFSLGKGKYKEKHFVLHGLWPQPKSRIYCDVDRESIQLDKHGQWQHLPTLEMDEDVAVRLQKVMPGFASGLHKHEWIKHGTCYGSDSAEYFMNAVNYTEQLNNSKVGSFFTQQIGKYVSLKQVRSLFDLTFGQGTGQRVELQCEKGMITEIWLHLGKGSNDLGTLLQRGKQSRSKCQGGIVDRAGYQN, from the coding sequence ATGTATAGATCCCTTTTATTGTTTTTTATTATTACTTACACACTTATTGGAAGATCTGAAGAATACCCTGTACAAAGCTGTCCTGCCTATAACAATCTCAAACATACCAAGAATACACATAATGTAATACTTGAGAGAGATAAGCCCTATACGATACTAAGAGAGCATAAAGGACAGTATCTTATCCTTGTGCAGGGTGAGAACCCTGCTCAACGATGGGTTGATGAAAGGTGTTTTGATCCGACACATGTGAGCAGTGAGGATACTTTCTCAACGTCGATTATGACAGATAAGGTGAAATCAGAGAATAATATCCTTGCTCTTTCATGGCACAATGCCTACTGTGAGACCAACCGTTACAAGAAAGAGTGTAAGCGCAGCCTGTTTTCATTGGGTAAAGGAAAATATAAAGAGAAACATTTTGTCTTGCACGGACTTTGGCCACAGCCTAAGTCACGTATCTACTGTGATGTGGATAGGGAATCTATACAACTCGATAAACACGGGCAATGGCAACATCTCCCTACTTTAGAGATGGATGAGGATGTCGCAGTAAGATTGCAAAAAGTCATGCCTGGTTTTGCATCCGGACTCCACAAGCATGAATGGATCAAGCACGGTACTTGTTATGGCTCGGATTCAGCTGAGTACTTTATGAATGCCGTAAATTACACTGAACAGCTCAATAACTCCAAAGTAGGCAGTTTCTTTACACAGCAGATAGGTAAATATGTATCACTCAAACAGGTAAGGTCACTTTTTGATCTTACATTTGGCCAAGGGACAGGACAAAGGGTTGAATTGCAATGTGAGAAGGGGATGATCACGGAAATTTGGCTGCACCTAGGAAAAGGCAGTAATGATCTCGGTACACTGCTTCAAAGAGGAAAGCAAAGTAGAAGCAAGTGCCAGGGTGGTATCGTAGATAGAGCAGGATATCAGAATTAG
- a CDS encoding YgjP-like metallopeptidase domain-containing protein — protein MLKYINGYNTQLKAQVQELIEQDKLGEYLLSRYPDTHTYTTDKALYGLVQEMKNTTLKNASPLSKVVYDSKIRDINKALGTHTYITRVQGAKVKTKNEIRIANLFKKTPEAFLRMIVAHELAHLKEKEHTKSFYKLCVHIEPHYHQLEFDTRLYLTYKEHFGELYE, from the coding sequence ATGCTAAAGTACATCAACGGATACAACACACAACTCAAAGCACAGGTACAAGAACTCATTGAACAAGATAAGCTTGGAGAGTACCTGCTTTCACGCTACCCGGATACCCATACATATACTACAGACAAGGCACTTTACGGGTTAGTGCAGGAGATGAAAAACACTACACTGAAAAATGCATCACCGCTTTCCAAAGTAGTGTATGATTCAAAGATCAGAGATATCAACAAAGCACTTGGAACACATACCTACATTACAAGAGTACAGGGTGCAAAGGTAAAGACTAAAAACGAGATACGTATTGCAAACCTCTTTAAAAAAACTCCTGAAGCATTTTTACGGATGATTGTTGCACATGAACTTGCACACCTGAAAGAAAAAGAGCACACAAAAAGTTTTTACAAGCTTTGTGTACATATCGAGCCGCATTATCATCAGCTTGAGTTTGATACGAGACTTTACCTTACCTATAAAGAACATTTTGGTGAACTTTACGAGTGA
- a CDS encoding HpcH/HpaI aldolase/citrate lyase family protein, with translation MIFESLDFLDELPLEAYTKHFGTSYKPRNTSRTFRSNMMLNPLKLKHLNRIDCTEADMITLNLEDAIAPSRKKEALYNIALFVSHMQASDSFIIVRTNPLGEGGEEEIAFLNDFGFDAIRVAKVKNELEIARALTLLSPDKELHISLETKEAYQNLSRLRFDERLTVANLGILDLLTSLGLPQSIVKLGNPTIDYILSKFLVDAKTAGIHPISFMFQEYNDTNTFKAWCEHEKMMGFESKACMGPKQVDIANEVFGIDPADLKRAKHIKKVFESNAAHGENGFMDETYGFIDEPIYRDALLVLEQQREV, from the coding sequence ATGATCTTTGAGAGCTTAGACTTTCTAGACGAACTTCCACTGGAAGCCTATACCAAACACTTCGGTACATCTTATAAACCTAGGAATACCTCTCGTACTTTCCGATCCAATATGATGCTCAACCCGCTCAAACTAAAACATCTAAACCGCATAGATTGTACTGAAGCAGATATGATCACTCTCAATCTTGAGGATGCTATTGCCCCAAGCCGTAAAAAGGAAGCACTTTATAACATCGCACTCTTTGTTTCACATATGCAAGCATCAGATAGCTTTATTATTGTACGGACCAATCCACTGGGAGAAGGCGGCGAGGAGGAGATCGCTTTTCTCAATGATTTCGGCTTTGATGCGATACGTGTTGCCAAAGTGAAAAATGAGTTGGAGATCGCACGTGCCCTTACCCTTCTCTCGCCTGATAAGGAGCTGCATATCTCTTTGGAGACCAAAGAAGCCTACCAGAACCTGAGCCGTCTTCGTTTTGATGAACGGTTAACTGTAGCTAACCTCGGAATACTTGATCTGCTTACATCACTTGGACTTCCCCAATCTATTGTCAAACTTGGCAACCCGACCATAGACTATATTCTAAGTAAATTTCTTGTTGATGCAAAAACAGCCGGTATCCATCCTATTTCTTTTATGTTCCAAGAGTACAATGACACCAATACCTTTAAAGCATGGTGTGAGCATGAGAAGATGATGGGATTTGAGAGTAAAGCGTGCATGGGTCCCAAGCAGGTTGATATCGCCAATGAGGTCTTTGGTATAGATCCAGCAGACCTAAAAAGAGCTAAACATATCAAAAAAGTATTTGAATCCAATGCCGCTCATGGCGAAAACGGTTTTATGGATGAGACTTATGGTTTTATTGACGAGCCTATTTACCGTGATGCTCTCTTGGTACTTGAACAACAAAGGGAAGTATAG
- a CDS encoding lytic murein transglycosylase encodes MLRIIFSLLLPFILLANDDRPPITYDFLSHKQTQQFIQKMAKKHGFESTYLKRVLGHAKLDRDTLARYTGKYKKNTTVGTWQRFKAHVLDADSLSKAVRFKEKYAKVLKKAEHDYHVDAEYIVGFIGVESKFGEYSGDYRLLDSLATLAFQKNRMQKFFKSELEHFFLMCREEGFDPYTLKGSFAGAMGVVQQMPSIYRKYGMDYNGDRRKDPWSVEDGIGIIARFMHNNGWKQDAQVAIRADFKGKRYKGLKTGYRTSYTLSKLRDFSITPRTHYTFRKAQLIQLTDKDFDELWLAAPNFKVLVRYNPSSNYAMAIHKIAQHVKGSDNFFQTLFD; translated from the coding sequence GTGCTACGCATCATTTTCTCTTTACTGCTTCCCTTTATCCTTCTTGCCAATGATGATAGGCCCCCTATTACCTATGACTTCCTATCTCATAAACAGACACAGCAATTCATTCAAAAAATGGCCAAAAAACACGGTTTTGAAAGTACCTATCTCAAACGTGTACTGGGTCATGCCAAACTTGACAGAGATACTCTGGCAAGATACACCGGTAAATACAAGAAAAATACGACTGTTGGAACCTGGCAGCGCTTCAAAGCCCATGTTCTCGATGCAGATTCACTTTCTAAAGCTGTCAGGTTCAAAGAAAAATATGCCAAGGTACTCAAAAAGGCTGAACATGACTATCATGTCGATGCGGAGTATATCGTAGGATTTATAGGAGTTGAGAGTAAGTTTGGAGAATATAGCGGAGACTACAGACTACTTGATTCACTTGCAACTTTGGCATTTCAAAAGAACCGTATGCAAAAGTTTTTTAAAAGTGAGCTTGAGCACTTTTTTCTAATGTGTCGGGAAGAAGGATTTGATCCATACACCCTCAAGGGATCATTTGCAGGGGCGATGGGAGTAGTACAACAGATGCCTTCAATCTACCGTAAGTACGGTATGGACTACAACGGCGATAGAAGGAAAGATCCGTGGTCAGTTGAAGATGGGATAGGTATCATCGCAAGGTTTATGCATAACAATGGTTGGAAACAAGATGCACAGGTAGCCATCAGAGCGGATTTTAAAGGCAAGCGATACAAAGGACTTAAAACAGGTTACAGAACCTCTTATACTCTTTCTAAACTCAGAGATTTCAGTATCACACCAAGAACACATTACACATTCAGAAAGGCACAACTGATCCAACTCACGGATAAAGACTTTGACGAACTATGGTTAGCAGCTCCTAATTTCAAAGTCCTTGTAAGATATAACCCAAGCTCCAACTATGCTATGGCCATCCATAAGATCGCTCAGCATGTCAAAGGGTCAGATAATTTTTTTCAAACTCTTTTTGACTAA
- a CDS encoding putative bifunctional diguanylate cyclase/phosphodiesterase: protein MKQQKYYTFFQHQIRLLVWLSLIPGLVYVFFGYLFGVFHSSLIWYSAMVFISLYGMHLDRQFIQKKMDQGELSGWYRQVIVFMYLIFGTWTAAFLLYSTKTEHNLHYIAIFTQLGAAVVASTLLVSDKKMFVPILVILMAPLIIYFSLIGTWYGYVLSVFSVIFLWVLLYASNNTYKLLETSYYKGQYDSLTGLHNRRYFIEYMESMIERLKITKNSAYVLLIDLDHFKNINDSLGHDVGDLVLKEVANRIRQFCREAHVVSRLGGDEFIVVSKDYFDDSSSILEIKEFAEKLLVILKEPYILDNHHLYISASIGVSKIENTKIDGKSFLKEADIAMYEAKALGRDGVILFNRALANRVERKLLIEQSLHLALKENNLEIYFQPQMDMNQQLVGCEVLSRWEDPEFGVICPNEFIPIAESTGVIIELGEYILDRSLKTFQEWLSKGVEIKQFSINISVRQLFYMGFVNKVDQLMQKYLDEKDRHKIVFEITESVLAEDITKVTKILSELKAIGISLSMDDFGTGYSSLNYLRTLNVDELKIDKTFIDHFNDSDTDQVMVTTIIAIAQNFGLKVVIEGVETQEQFDLLAIYDCFAYQGFYFSKPLSQKEFEKNYLTL from the coding sequence ATGAAACAACAAAAATACTATACATTTTTTCAGCATCAGATCAGACTTTTGGTCTGGTTATCTTTAATACCTGGATTAGTGTATGTGTTTTTTGGATACCTGTTTGGAGTTTTTCACTCTTCATTGATATGGTATTCAGCAATGGTGTTTATCTCTCTTTATGGGATGCATCTGGACCGTCAATTTATACAAAAAAAGATGGATCAGGGTGAGCTGTCCGGATGGTATCGGCAAGTGATTGTATTTATGTATCTTATTTTTGGTACATGGACGGCGGCTTTTTTACTTTATTCTACAAAAACAGAACATAACCTTCATTATATAGCTATCTTTACACAGCTTGGTGCTGCAGTTGTCGCTTCAACCCTGTTGGTTTCTGATAAGAAGATGTTTGTACCGATTCTAGTGATCTTGATGGCACCTTTGATCATCTATTTTTCATTGATCGGTACATGGTACGGATATGTTCTTTCCGTCTTTTCAGTAATTTTTTTATGGGTATTGCTTTATGCATCTAACAATACCTATAAACTTCTGGAGACAAGCTATTATAAAGGGCAGTATGATTCACTCACGGGTCTTCATAACAGACGCTACTTTATTGAATATATGGAGTCTATGATAGAAAGGCTTAAAATTACAAAAAATAGTGCCTATGTTTTACTTATAGACTTGGATCATTTTAAAAATATCAATGACTCACTGGGACACGATGTAGGTGATCTTGTACTTAAAGAAGTAGCAAATCGTATTCGCCAGTTTTGTCGAGAAGCTCATGTTGTCTCTAGGTTAGGGGGAGATGAGTTTATTGTCGTAAGCAAGGATTATTTTGACGATAGTTCCTCTATCCTTGAGATTAAAGAATTTGCTGAAAAGCTGCTTGTTATACTTAAAGAACCATATATACTTGATAATCACCATCTTTATATCAGTGCAAGTATCGGGGTAAGTAAAATTGAAAATACAAAAATTGACGGTAAGAGTTTTTTGAAAGAGGCTGATATTGCGATGTATGAAGCAAAAGCACTCGGTAGAGACGGTGTTATTCTATTTAACAGGGCATTGGCAAATCGTGTAGAGCGAAAACTTTTGATAGAGCAAAGTCTTCATTTGGCGTTGAAAGAGAATAATCTGGAAATTTACTTCCAACCTCAGATGGATATGAACCAACAGCTTGTGGGGTGTGAAGTGCTTAGCCGTTGGGAAGATCCGGAATTTGGTGTAATATGTCCAAATGAATTTATTCCTATTGCAGAGAGTACAGGGGTGATTATCGAGCTTGGGGAATATATCCTGGATAGATCTTTAAAAACGTTTCAGGAGTGGTTGAGCAAAGGTGTTGAGATCAAACAGTTTTCGATCAATATTAGTGTCAGACAGCTTTTTTATATGGGATTTGTCAACAAAGTTGATCAGTTGATGCAAAAATACCTCGATGAGAAAGACAGACACAAAATAGTCTTTGAGATCACGGAGAGTGTTTTGGCTGAGGATATTACGAAGGTTACAAAAATACTTTCCGAACTTAAAGCGATCGGAATTTCACTTTCAATGGATGATTTTGGAACGGGTTACTCATCATTAAATTACCTTAGAACGTTGAATGTAGATGAATTGAAGATAGATAAGACCTTTATCGATCATTTTAACGATAGTGATACAGATCAAGTAATGGTTACAACGATTATCGCCATTGCTCAGAACTTTGGACTAAAAGTAGTGATCGAAGGAGTTGAAACACAAGAGCAGTTTGATCTTTTGGCTATCTATGACTGCTTTGCTTACCAGGGCTTCTATTTTTCCAAACCGCTTAGTCAAAAAGAGTTTGAAAAAAATTATCTGACCCTTTGA